The Papaver somniferum cultivar HN1 unplaced genomic scaffold, ASM357369v1 unplaced-scaffold_107, whole genome shotgun sequence genome includes a region encoding these proteins:
- the LOC113328168 gene encoding uncharacterized protein LOC113328168 — MLTSNFTHPNSLNPNLSSLQWPQNQLFKSKIPLSKIKTPNKKPLKNHSFFSQNPQITPIPHKINHLRNPSVSAGRSKKKPGGPSTGRIEGNADVRREAKRNARRKNKIYAENFFYRLKNPHRNQADNFTEDELQMVGLGYDRMVRFMEKDDPNLKHPHDWYKYGEYGPYSWRGIVVGDPVRAHLWEEGVTMIQEVNSHEEWEEIEKFDMATEFSERLTVLDKKIGFHHYWVFVRHPKWRVTELPWQQWTLVCEVVIESGEKRLNKWNLMGRLGNKTRSLITQCAAWMRPDIIYVKRPVYQCRFEPQKEFFKGLGPLVDPSTEMNFMFELRHDDGRVEMCTYFAGLCKIVRVNPKAFVDDVVNAYEKMSDERKDKCLEFLLSNHPNELLHPYTKEWKAKLEEMELGCDAPDEDEDNVRDKGEKEIVDWFEVEDGDDENEDDFVIEDLEGGVDGSEDEENEESEDEKESVEENEEYWKEEFNKAVRSSDAMESFVTRSVEKTTAYYKQQMKAMEEEKEEQLGRLSEMAEGKQETVNESRKTKLKQEEWKIVGSGPNRRKVKKSRIPPELFVRAAVRPFTYRNLVKEIVLMRHGIIDGDLCVKN, encoded by the coding sequence ATGCTAACCTCCAATTTCACCCACCCCAACTCCTTAAACCCTAATCTCTCATCTCTCCAATGGCCGCAAAACCAACTCTTTAAATCCAAAATCCCACTCTCCAAAATCAAAACCCCCAACAAAAAACCCCTAAAAAACCATTCTTTCTTCTCccaaaacccccaaattacacCCATTCCCCACAAAATCAACCACCTTCGAAACCCCAGTGTCTCCGCCGGCCGCAGTAAGAAAAAACCCGGAGGTCCATCCACCGGAAGAATCGAAGGAAACGCCGATGTCCGCCGTGAAGCAAAACGAAACGCTAGACGGAAGAACAAAATCTACGCAGAGAATTTCTTTTACAGATTGAAGAATCCGCATAGAAATCAAGCTGATAATTTTACAGAAGATGAATTGCAGATGGTTGGATTGGGGTATGATAGAATGGTTCGATTCATGGAGAAAGACGATCCCAATCTGAAACATCCACACGATTGGTACAAATACGGCGAGTACGGGCCTTATTCGTGGCGGGGGATCGTGGTAGGCGATCCGGTTCGTGCTCATTTATGGGAAGAAGGTGTGACGATGATACAAGAAGTGAATAGTCATGAGGAATGGGAAGAAATTGAGAAATTCGATATGGCGACGGAATTTAGTGAGCGGTTGACTGTTTTGGATAAGAAAATTGGGTTTCACCATTACTGGGTGTTTGTTCGGCATCCGAAATGGCGAGTGACGGAGCTTCCGTGGCAGCAATGGACATTGGTGTGTGAAGTGGTGATTGAATCAGGGGAGAAGAGATTGAATAAATGGAATTTGATGGGGAGGTTAGGGAATAAGACGCGGTCGTTGATTACACAATGCGCAGCGTGGATGAGGCCGGACATAATTTATGTTAAGCGGCCGGTGTATCAGTGCAGGTTTGAGCCTCAGAAGGAATTTTTCAAAGGGTTAGGGCCATTGGTTGATCCGAGTACGGAGATGAATTTTATGTTTGAATTGAGACATGATGATGGGAGAGTTGAAATGTGTACGTATTTCGCGGGGTTGTGTAAGATTGTGAGGGTGAATCCGAAAGCATTTGTGGATGATGTTGTGAATGCGTATGAGAAAATGAGTGATGAGAGGAAGGATAAGTGTTTGGAGTTTTTGTTGTCGAATCATCCAAATGAGTTGTTGCATCCTTATACGAAGGAGTGGAAAGCGAAATTGGAGGAGATGGAATTGGGGTGTGATGCTCCTGATGAGGATGAGGATAATGTGAGGGATAAGGGGGAGAAAGAAATTGTGGATTGGTTTGAAGTTGAGGATGGAGATGATGAGAACGAGGATGATTTTGTGATTGAGGACCTTGAAGGTGGAGTGGATGGCAGTGAGGATGAGGAGAATGAAGAGTCTGAAGATGAGAAAGAAAGCGTAGAAGAGAATGAAGAGTATTGGAAAGAGGAGTTCAATAAGGCGGTAAGAAGTTCGGATGCAATGGAAAGTTTTGTTACAAGAAGTGTTGAGAAAACTACAGCATATTACAAGCAGCAAATGAAAGCAATGGAAGAGGAGAAGGAGGAGCAACTTGGTAGATTATCGGAGATGGCAGAGGGGAAACAAGAGACGGTGAATGAGAGTAGGAAAACAAAGTTGAAGCAAGAAGAGTGGAAAATTGTGGGAAGTGGACCAAATAGGAGGAAAGTAAAAAAAAGTAGAATACCGCCTGAGTTGTTTGTAAGAGCCGCTGTTCGACCATTTACTTACAGGAATTTAGTTAAAGAGATTGTTCTTATGAGACATGGAATTATTGATGGTGACCTTTGTGTGAAGAATTGA